A region from the Panicum hallii strain FIL2 chromosome 1, PHallii_v3.1, whole genome shotgun sequence genome encodes:
- the LOC112900876 gene encoding UDP-xylose transporter 1-like, which translates to MTAGFQLGVIESLALSVASSVAIVICNKALISTLGFPFATTLTSWHLMVTFCTLHVAQRLRFFEAKAIDGQTVVLFGLLNGTSIGLLNLSLGFNSIGFYQMTKLAIIPFTVLLETIFLKKRFSETIKFSLLILLLGVGIASVTDLKLNFLGSILSGLAIATTCVGQILTNTIQRKLKVSSTQLLYQSAPYQSAILFTTGPFVDQLLTSRSVFAHKYTFPVVGFIVLSCLIAVSVNFSTFLVIGTTSPVTYQVLGHLKTCLVLSFGYTLLRDPFTARNILGILVAIFGMALYSYFSVREGRKKAAGDALPVSQMPDKETEPLLASAAKDGGDAKKANGVAHDC; encoded by the exons ATGACCGCCGGTTTCCAGCTCGGTGTGATTGAGTCGCTCGCGCTCTCCGTTGCATCGTCGGTTGCCATTGTCATCTGCAACAAAGCGCTCATCAGCACCCTAGGGTTTCCATTTG CTACAACATTGACAAGCTGGCATCTCATGGTGACCTTCTGCACCCTTCACGTTGCGCAGCGCTTGCGCTTTTTCGAGGCAAAGGCAATTGATGGACAGACGGTGGTTTTGTTCGGGTTGCTGAATGGAACCTCAATTGGCCTTCTCAATCTTAGTTTAGGATTCAATTCCATCGGATTCTACCAG ATGACAAAGCTGGCCATAATACCCTTCACAGTGCTGTTGGAGACTATATTCCTGAAGAAAAGATTTAG TGAGACTATCAAGTTCTCCCTACTGATCTTGCTACTTGGAGTTGGCATTGCTTCAGTCACCGACCTCAAGCTAAATTTTCTTGGGTCTATCCTTTCCGGCCTCGCCATCGCCACGACTTGTGTTGGCCAAATT CTCACAAACACAATACAGAGGAAGCTGAAGGTCTCCTCGACGCAGCTCCTGTACCAGTCTGCGCCTTACCAATCAGCCATCCTGTTCACCACCGGCCCCTTCGTGGATCAGCTCCTCACCAGCCGCAGCGTCTTCGCCCACAAATACACCTTCCCGGTCGTG GGCTTCATCGTGCTTTCGTGCCTGATCGCGGTGTCGGTGAACTTCAGCACGTTCCTGGTGATCGGGACGACGTCGCCGGTGACGTACCAGGTGCTGGGGCACCTCAAGACGTGCCTGGTGCTGTCGTTCGGGTACACGCTGCTGCGCGACCCCTTCACCGCACGCAACATCCTGGGCATCCTCGTCGCCATCTTCGGGATGGCGCTCTACTCCTACTTCTCGGTGCGCGAGGGCAGGAAGAAGGCCGCGGGCGACGCCCTCCCGGTGTCACAG ATGCCGGACAAGGAGACGGAGCCGCTGCTGGCGTCGGCGGCCAAGGACGGCGGCGACGCCAAGAAGGCCAACGGCGTAGCTCACGACTGCTAG
- the LOC112874358 gene encoding auxin response factor 8-like: MITFADLTEPAAERGVDRQLWLACAGGMCTVPPVGAGVYYFPQGHAEHARGLAGAADLSAARVPALVPCRVAAVRYMADPDTDEVFARIRLAPLRAGEADAGPDDDAATDGEREKPASFAKTLTQSDANNGGGFSVPRYCAETIFPRLDYAADPPVQTVVAKDVHGVAWKFRHIYRGTPRRHLLTTGWSTFVNQKKLVAGDSIVFLRGDGGDLHVGIRRAKRGFCGAGGGGGEEAPLPGWDHYAGMVRGNVSPCGAAKAQGKVRPEDVAEAARLASGGQPFEVVYYPRASTPEFCVRAAAVRAAMRVQWSPGMRFKMAFETEDSSRISWFMGTVAGVQVADPIRWPQSPWRLLQVTWDEPDLLQNVKRVSPWLVELVSSIPAIHLSSFSPPPKRPRIRAYPEFPFEGQLLNPAFPPNPLPHGHHYLHTHPSFFPFPDGSAPAAIQGARHAQFVPPLSDLHLTHLQSSLLYPGLRRPDHVGPATPLPARISTDLTIGAVPARDDVSCALSMGASNNKKPGAAKPAGLVLFGRTILTEQQMSLSGSGGATSPAATGNSWNAEKGPNVSEGSGSGSGVTQNSPTKNCSSSERLPWYRYASEVAGLEPGQCKVFVESDTVGRNLDLSALGSFEELHGRLSEMFCIESAELRSRVLYRGAAGDVKHAGDEPFSVFVKSARRLTILTDAGSDNLGS, from the exons ATGATCACGTTCGCGGACCTGACGGAGCCGGCCGCCGAGCGCGGCGTGGACCGGCAGCTGTGGCTGGCCTGCGCGGGCGGGATGTGCACCGTGCCGCCCGTGGGCGCCGGCGTCTACTACTTCCCGCAGGGCCACGCGGAGCACGCGCGGGGCCTCGCCGGGGCGGCCGACCTCTCCGCGGCGCGCGTCCCGGCGCTCGTCCCCTGCCGCGTCGCTGCCGTGCGCTACATGGCCGACCCGGACACCGACGAGGTCTTCGCCAGGATCCGCCTCGCCCCGCTCCGCGCCGGGGAGGCGGACGCCGGCCCCGACGACGACGCGGCCACGGACGGCGAGCGGGAGAAGCCGGCGTCGTTCGCCAAGACGCTGACGCAGTCCGACGCCAACAACGGCGGCGGGTTCTCCGTGCCGCGGTACTGCGCGGAGACCATCTTCCCACGGCTCGACTACGCGGCCGACCCGCCCGTGCAGACCGTCGTCGCCAAGGACGTGCACGGGGTCGCCTGGAAGTTCCGCCACATCTACCGGGGCACGCCGCGCCGGCACCTGCTCACCACGGGGTGGAGCACGTTCGTCAACCAGAAGAAGCTCGTCGCGGGGGACTCCATCGTGTTCCtccgcggcgacggcggggaCCTCCACGTCGGCATCCGCCGCGCCAAGCGCGGGTtctgcggcgccggcgggggcgggggcgaggAGGCCCCGTTGCCCGGGTGGGACCACTACGCGGGCATGGTGCGGGGCAATGTGAGCCCGTGCGGGGCCGCCAAGGCGCAGGGCAAGGTGCGCCCGGAGGACGTGGCCGAGGCCGCGAGGCTTGCCAGCGGCGGGCAGCCGTTCGAGGTGGTGTACTACCCGCGCGCGAGCACGCCGGAGTTCTGCGTGCGCGCCGCGGCGGTCCGCGCGGCGATGCGGGTGCAGTGGTCCCCCGGGATGCGGTTCAAGATGGCGTTCGAGACCGAGGACTCCTCCCGGATCAGCTGGTTCATGGGCACCGTCGCCGGCGTCCAGGTCGCCGACCCCATCCGCTGGCCGCAGTCGCCGTGGCGCCTCCTTCAG GTGACCTGGGACGAGCCGGACCTCCTGCAGAACGTGAAGCGGGTGAGCCCGTGGCTAGTCGAGCTCGTGTCCAGCATTCCGGCCATCCACCTATCCTCCTTCTCGCCGCCGCCCAAGAGGCCCCGGATCCGGGCGTACCCCGAGTTCCCCTTCGAGGGACAGCTCCTCAACCCAGCGTTCCCGCCCAACCCGCTGCCACACGGCCACCATTACCTCCACACACACCCGTCCTTCTTCCCGTTCCCGGACGGCAGTGCTCCTGCAGCCATACAGGGAGCCAGGCATGCGCAATTTGTTCCACCTTTATCAGATCTCCACCTTACCCACCTGCAGTCGAGCCTGCTGTACCCCGGGCTCCGCCGCCCCGATCACGTCGGTCCGGCGACCCCTCTCCCGGCGAGAATCAGCACCGACCTGACCATCGGCGCCGTGCCGGCGCGCGACGACGTGTCGTGCGCCCTGTCAATGGGCGCCAGCAACAACAAGAAGCCCGGCGCCGCCAAGCCGGCGGGGCTAGTGCTGTTCGGCCGGACCATCCTGACCGAGCAGCAGATGAGCCTCagcggctccggcggcgcgACCTCCCCGGCGGCGACCGGGAACAGCTGGAACGCCGAGAAGGGCCCCAACGTCTCGGAGGGCtcgggctccggctccggcgtcACCCAGAACAGCCCGACCAAGAACTGCTCGTCGTCCGAGCGGCTGCCGTGGTACAGGTACGCCTCCGAGGTCGCCGGGCTGGAGCCCGGGCAATGCAAGGTGTTCGTCGAGTCCGACACGGTCGGCCGCAACCTCGACCTCTCGGCGCTGGGCTCGTTCGAGGAGCTCCACGGCCGCCTGTCCGAGATGTTCTGCATCGAGAGCGCGGAGCTGCGGAGCCGCGTGCTCTACCGCGGCGCCGCCGGTGACGTGAagcacgccggcgacgagccctTCAG CGTCTTCGTCAAGTCGGCACGGAGGCTCACGATACTAACCGATGCCGGGAGCGACAACCTAGGGAGCTAA
- the LOC112874194 gene encoding ubiquitin-like protein 5, whose product MIEVVLNDRLGKKVRVKCNEDDTIGDLKRLVAAQTGTRADKIRIQKWYTIYKDHITLADYEIHDGMGLELYYN is encoded by the coding sequence ATGATCGAGGTGGTGCTGAACGACCGTCTGGGGAAGAAGGTGCGCGTCAAGTGCAACGAGGACGACACGATCGGCGACCTgaagcggctggtggcggcgcagaCGGGGACGCGCGCCGACAAGATCCGGATCCAGAAGTGGTACACCATCTACAAGGACCACATCACCCTCGCCGACTACGAGATCCACGACGGCATGGGGCTCGAGCTCTACTACAACTAG
- the LOC112879018 gene encoding uncharacterized protein LOC112879018, with translation MPLDDEYEKRRAKAYQDYDIICKQFPVLLEKMDALDPPKKRTRRSAKKRKTEAEKKPDDDPPPALTPEIRARYKELAVVIKGYLQELGDDVDGEAAAGGSTGQAAPPPPTAAGDEQ, from the exons ATGCCGCTGGACGATGAGTACGAGAAGAGGCGAGCGAAGGCTTACCAGGACTACGACATTATTTGCAAGCAG TTCCCTGTGCTGCTGGAGAAGATGGACGCGCTGGATCCGCCGAAGAAGAGGACTAGGCGATCCGCG AAGAAGAGGAAAACTGAAGCGGAGAAGAAGCCCGACGACGACCCGCCGCCGGCCCTGACCCCGGAGATCAGGGCGCGGTACAAGGAGCTAGCCGTGGTCATCAAGGGCTACCTCCAGGAGCTCGGCGACGACGTCgacggggaggcggcggccggaggcaGCACAGGCCAGGCAGCTCCGCCACCGCCAACTGCAGCGGGAGACGAGCAGTAA
- the LOC112900474 gene encoding uncharacterized protein LOC112900474 has product MARTTRSAATERAYLHFAPSPAHGVAVPGPAAAAAGEEFDESDIWGPLAPSAAPSEAPAPRARPLPARKAAAATRKPVPAAALVGGAGRAAHGSLPVNIPDWSKILGAEYRGHQAGAAGDWEVDEGDDEDAAADAVIPPHELAWRRRAASLSVHEGGGVVGRTLKVRDAVWKRTTGFQD; this is encoded by the coding sequence ATGGCGAGGACCACGCGGTCGGCGGCCACGGAGCGCGCGTACCTCCACTTCGCGCCGTCCCCGGCGCACGGCGTGGCGGTGCCtggcccggccgccgccgccgcgggcgagGAGTTCGACGAGTCGGACATCTGGGGCCCGCTCgccccgagcgccgcgccgtccgagGCGCCGGCTCCGCGGGCCCGCCCGCTCCCGGCGCGGAAGGCGGCCGCTGCGACCAGGAAGCccgtgccggcggcggcgttggtGGGCGGCGCGGGCCGGGCCGCGCACGGGTCCCTGCCGGTGAACATCCCGGACTGGTCCAAGATCCTGGGCGCCGAGTACCGGGGCCACCAAGCGGGCGCGGCCGGGGACTGGGAGGTGGACGAAGGCGACGacgaggacgccgccgccgacgcggtGATCCCGCCGCACGAGCTCGCGTGGCGGCGCCGCGCCGCGTCGCTGTCGGTGCACGAGGGGGGCGGGGTCGTCGGCAGGACGCTCAAGGTGCGGGACGCGGTGTGGAAGCGGACCACCGGGTTCCAGGACTGA